One Natranaerovirga hydrolytica genomic region harbors:
- a CDS encoding phosphodiester glycosidase family protein gives MKRRCRFNLTILLIITLLIATVVNPINGMMTSVSARSFTNIIEQNSHIIGDEVTYHWYDMIFNNKPEKVHYVEFDLNKNPNLELQVVKSYGHVYGFERLSNAAISRNYNGNRVIAGINGDFYHTVTGIPVGLFINQGELISSPPTDWYAFGIKSNNEVIAGKSPKMSSKLILEDSIVNITHINRLPLESHSLILFNNDFYTSTKTSGERDEYIFEIVEESLYEETLNSEDEIEATEEIEDELTSDELDEETNTKQILLQLVGKRENANNTPIKENQIVLSAIGQYKEQLATIEIDDYVMVYTELEEKWQDVTMAIGGQELIVSNGQVTSNSTTALHPRSAIGVTEEGKIIMLQVDGRSRGISEGVTLKELGTMMKDLGAVNAINLDGGGSATMVARLPGEKSPTVLNNPSDGSERRVANNILLVDKSLDGEASMFYIHQDRVNILVGNEYQYTYTPLDNSYYPVDYDGEVLWSVDNDLGKIDANGKFIASMDHAGEGQIWALSDEIYGSTPVEVVADLTHLRLNSDQELWLGSNGTRQFEATALRNGEKILASNDSFEWIVEGDIGTIDENGFFKGTQYANEKGTVIARYTNPINGNIIESTVKVTVGRDPIDLEDFETDILEKWKVSGINYKQVAISEETNAKYVKSGNQSLRLDYDFTETSGTSGVYVEPKDNQMITLEGYPTKIGMWVYGDGSGNWLRTQLRDGNNNIFNIDFVDSSTGIDFEGWKYLEAEIPQGKTLPLKMDTLIRYMGINDNGKNKGSLFIDDIRVLYGDEVESTLPEILNYYPFHNQLIESEVQEIYAYVENVESSTIKLYVNNNLVEHQYNPENGLVSYQLDRPLEDGTYNINLSITDDENNETKMEWTFTVKKSDQIHFTDVPKDFWAQQAILELANKGIVSGKGNNLFAPLDNITRAEVATLVVRLFELTGTENALEFNDLTGDEWYANYVDIATSNGIVSGYEDGTFRGDDLITRQELSVMVHNALKITNQELSNNPDKESLLDTDEISGFAVEAVEALYKADVINGYPDKTFKPVNNALRAETAVIIYNILNEM, from the coding sequence ATGAAAAGAAGATGTAGATTTAATTTAACAATACTTTTAATAATAACTTTACTTATAGCAACAGTAGTTAACCCTATAAATGGAATGATGACATCAGTCAGTGCCCGTTCATTTACAAATATTATTGAGCAAAACAGTCATATTATTGGTGATGAGGTAACTTATCATTGGTACGATATGATTTTTAATAACAAACCAGAAAAAGTTCATTATGTAGAATTTGATTTGAATAAAAATCCAAATCTAGAACTGCAAGTGGTTAAAAGCTATGGACATGTTTACGGTTTTGAAAGATTAAGCAATGCGGCTATCAGTCGTAATTATAATGGCAATAGAGTCATTGCAGGTATTAATGGAGACTTTTATCATACAGTAACAGGTATACCAGTAGGTCTGTTTATCAATCAAGGTGAATTAATTTCTAGTCCGCCAACCGATTGGTATGCTTTTGGTATTAAAAGTAATAATGAAGTTATTGCAGGTAAAAGCCCTAAAATGAGTAGCAAATTGATTTTAGAAGACAGCATTGTCAATATAACACACATTAATCGGTTGCCTCTTGAGAGTCATTCATTAATACTATTTAATAATGATTTTTATACTTCTACTAAAACCAGCGGTGAAAGAGATGAGTATATATTTGAGATTGTAGAAGAAAGCTTATATGAAGAGACTCTTAATAGTGAAGATGAGATAGAGGCAACAGAAGAAATAGAAGATGAATTAACAAGTGATGAATTAGATGAAGAAACAAATACAAAACAGATTCTTTTACAATTAGTAGGAAAAAGAGAAAATGCTAACAATACACCAATTAAAGAGAATCAAATTGTTTTATCAGCCATTGGACAATACAAAGAACAATTGGCTACTATAGAAATAGACGATTATGTAATGGTCTATACAGAATTAGAAGAAAAGTGGCAAGATGTAACAATGGCAATTGGTGGACAAGAGTTAATTGTATCAAATGGACAAGTTACATCTAATAGTACAACAGCATTACATCCTAGATCAGCAATAGGGGTAACAGAAGAAGGAAAAATTATTATGTTACAAGTAGATGGAAGGTCTAGAGGTATTAGTGAAGGTGTGACATTAAAAGAGTTGGGTACGATGATGAAAGATTTAGGTGCAGTGAATGCCATCAATTTAGATGGTGGAGGTTCTGCTACTATGGTAGCAAGATTACCTGGAGAGAAAAGTCCAACAGTACTTAATAACCCTTCAGATGGTAGTGAAAGACGTGTTGCAAATAACATACTTTTAGTGGATAAATCTCTTGATGGAGAGGCATCAATGTTTTATATACATCAAGACAGAGTCAATATATTAGTAGGAAATGAATATCAGTATACGTATACGCCTTTAGATAATAGTTACTATCCAGTAGATTATGATGGAGAGGTATTATGGTCAGTAGACAATGATTTAGGCAAAATAGATGCCAATGGTAAATTTATAGCAAGTATGGATCATGCTGGCGAAGGACAAATATGGGCATTATCAGATGAAATTTATGGTAGCACACCAGTTGAGGTTGTGGCTGACTTAACGCATTTAAGATTAAATTCAGATCAAGAATTATGGTTAGGCAGTAATGGAACAAGACAATTTGAAGCCACAGCATTACGAAATGGTGAAAAAATATTAGCTTCAAACGATTCTTTTGAATGGATTGTAGAAGGGGATATTGGAACCATTGATGAAAATGGATTTTTTAAAGGCACTCAATATGCCAATGAAAAAGGCACAGTGATTGCGCGATACACCAATCCAATAAATGGAAATATTATCGAATCAACGGTTAAAGTAACGGTGGGAAGAGATCCAATAGATTTAGAGGATTTTGAAACAGATATATTAGAGAAGTGGAAGGTTTCAGGTATTAATTACAAACAAGTTGCTATCAGCGAAGAAACCAATGCAAAATATGTAAAATCAGGTAACCAATCTTTAAGACTAGATTATGATTTTACGGAAACTTCAGGTACATCAGGTGTATATGTAGAGCCGAAAGATAATCAAATGATTACGTTAGAAGGTTACCCAACAAAAATCGGTATGTGGGTATATGGTGATGGAAGTGGCAATTGGTTAAGAACACAATTAAGAGATGGTAATAATAATATCTTTAACATTGATTTTGTAGATTCATCAACAGGAATTGACTTTGAAGGGTGGAAGTATCTAGAAGCAGAAATTCCACAAGGTAAAACCTTACCACTCAAAATGGATACACTTATTCGATATATGGGAATAAATGATAATGGCAAAAACAAAGGCAGTTTATTTATTGATGATATAAGAGTATTATATGGTGACGAAGTAGAGAGTACTTTACCAGAAATATTAAACTATTATCCGTTCCATAATCAATTAATTGAATCTGAAGTTCAAGAAATATATGCATATGTTGAAAATGTTGAATCATCTACCATAAAACTTTATGTTAACAATAATTTAGTAGAACACCAATATAATCCAGAAAATGGTTTGGTTAGTTATCAACTAGATAGGCCATTAGAAGATGGAACTTATAATATCAATCTATCCATCACAGATGATGAAAACAACGAAACTAAAATGGAATGGACATTTACAGTGAAAAAATCAGATCAAATCCATTTTACAGATGTACCTAAAGATTTTTGGGCACAACAAGCTATATTAGAATTGGCTAATAAAGGTATCGTTAGTGGAAAAGGTAATAATCTATTTGCTCCCCTAGATAATATAACAAGAGCAGAAGTGGCAACATTAGTGGTAAGGTTATTTGAGCTAACAGGCACAGAAAATGCTTTAGAATTTAATGACCTTACGGGAGATGAATGGTATGCAAACTATGTTGATATAGCAACGTCTAATGGGATTGTTAGTGGGTATGAAGATGGTACGTTTAGAGGAGATGACTTAATTACAAGACAAGAATTATCAGTAATGGTTCATAACGCTTTAAAAATAACCAATCAAGAATTAAGCAATAACCCAGATAAAGAAAGCTTATTAGATACAGATGAAATTTCAGGTTTTGCTGTAGAGGCAGTAGAAGCATTGTATAAGGCAGATGTTATTAATGGGTACCCAGATAAGACTTTTAAACCAGTTAATAATGCACTTAGGGCAGAAACAGCAGTTATTATATACAATATATTAAATGAAATGTAA